Proteins encoded within one genomic window of Haematobia irritans isolate KBUSLIRL chromosome 5, ASM5000362v1, whole genome shotgun sequence:
- the Egfr gene encoding epidermal growth factor receptor isoform X1 — protein MKGYNWFGASLLLLVILTHQTQPLLAQRTRNGRNSQDDNRSQRKRNNNNGNSNRSQSSHRPRTSSQHLLSTLASQPSSSISSSNAHHHLAEDQHTEFVKGKICIGTKSRLSVPSNREHHYRNLRDRYNNCTYVDGNLELTWLQDPNLDLSFLENIREVTGYILISHVDIRQVVFPRLQIIRGRTLFNLNVQDEQFALFVTYSKTFSLEMPALRDILQGSVGFFNNFNLCHIKTLDWTEIISGPPDKYKYNYIYNFTLPERQCPKCHESCEGGCWGEGPNNCQKFSKINCSPQCAQGRCFGPRPRECCHLFCAGGCTGPTQKECIACKNFYDDGVCKEECPPMQKYNPTNYLWEANPEGKYAYGATCVKECPEHLLKDNGACVRSCPAYKMAKDGECIPCNGPCPKTCPGRAVLHSGNIDSYKGCTVIEGSIRVLDQTFSGYQDIYKNYSLGPRYIAMHPDRMEVFSTVKEITGYLDIEGAHPDFKNLSYFRNLEVIHGRQLMESYFASLSIVKSSLQSLELKSLKRINAGSVVIQHNDKICYVNDIAWAKLQKSAEHGFVVEENRNKEECKKDGYVCSDQCNSSGCWGSGPEQCLECKNFEFNGTCIADCRNITNAYQFDAKTCKQCHPECRTCSGPDAEHCDECVHVRDENRCVTVCPDTKFSDYGVCRTCHPTCEGCTGPNNTIGPGGCKTCNLAIINSDGDIERCLLKNDKCPDGYYWEYVNPREQGKLKPLAGKAICRKCHPRCELCSGYGFHEQVCQKCAGYKRGEQCDDECPSDHYADEVNRECFSCHPECKGCTGPGSDDCLACRSFKLFGDGDPYDNSTIFNCTSKCPSDYSHVIYQSPHLGTYCSSTPVKGSKLVAAVDNYIFLIIAVVALVVVLGTLSVVTYVCRQKTKAKKEAVKMTMVLSGCEDSEPLRPSNIGANLSKLRIVKEAELRKGGVLGMGAFGRVFKGVWVPEGENVKIPVAIKELLKSSGAESSEEFLREAYIMASVEHPNLLKLLAVCLTSQMMLITQLMPLGCLLDYVRNNRDKIGSKALLNWSTQIAKGMSYLEEKRLVHRDLAARNVLVQTPSCVKITDFGLAKLLNNDSNEYKAAGGKMPIKWLALECIRHRVFTSKSDVWAFGVTIWELLTFGQRPHENIPAKDIPDLIEVGLKLEQPEICSLDIYCTLLSCWHLDAEMRPSFKQLVNVFAEFARDPGRYLFIPGDKFTRLPAYTSQDEKDLIRKLAPTFEGPESAVEADDYLQPKSAPGPHNHEGSEDVPKLNRYCKDPMNKNSSNESDETDSNAREVGVGDLRLELPVDEDDYLMPTCQVSSQTTLNNNNVATSNAMSAAPGGYMDLIGVPASVDNPEYLLNTTANLNSQEAPIPTQTLGIPVMVTRPPNPGPTMLEIPVTPSEPTSSDHEYYNDTQRELQPLHRNETRV, from the exons ATGAAAGGATACAATTGGTTTGGAGCCTCACTACTCCTACTCGTCATACTCACGCATCAAACGCAACCTCTGTTGGCTCAACGTACACGCAATGGCCGTAATAGCCAGGACGATAATAGATCTCAGCGCAagcgcaacaacaacaatggcaaTAGCAATCGTTCACAGTCATCACATCGCCCACGTACCTCCAGTCAGCATTTGTTATCGACATTGGCCTCCCAGCCTAGCAGCAGTATTAGCAGTAGTAATGCCCATCATCATTTAGCAGAGGATCAGCATACGGAATTTGTTAAGGGAAAAA tttgtattGGTACAAAATCACGTTTATCAGTGCCTTCGAATCGTGAGCATCATTATCGTAATCTGAGGGATCGTTATAATAATTGTACCTATGTGGATGGTAATTTGGAATTGACTTGGCTACAGGATCCCAATTTGGATTTGAGTTTTCTGGAGAATATTCGTGAAGTCACGGGCTATATATTAATCAGTCATGTTGATATCAGACAAGTCGTATTTCCCAG ACTTCAGATTATCAGAGGCCGTACTTTATTCAATCTCAATGTCCAGGATGAACAATTTGCTTTATTTGTTACCTATTCGAAAACCTTTTCGTTGGAAATGCCTGCTTTGCGTGACATACTTCAAGGTTCTGTAGGATTcttcaataatttcaatttatgtCACATTAAGACTTTGGATTGGACTGAAATTATTTCGGGGCCTCCggataaatacaaatacaattatatCTATAATTTCACCTTACCCGAGCGTCAGTGCCCGAAATGTCATGAATCCTGTGAAGGAGGATGCTGGGGAGAGGGACCCAATAATTGTCAGAAATTCAGTAAAATCAATTGTTCACCTCAATGTGCTCAGGGGCGTTGTTTTGGCCCTCGccctagagaatgttgtcatctCTTCTGTGCTGGAGGTTGTACCGGGCCCACCCAAAAGGAATGTATAgcctgcaaaaatttctatgatgaTGGTGTATGCAAAGAAGAATGTCCTCCCATGCAGAAATACAATCCCACcaattatctgtgggaagccaaTCCTGAGGGTAAATATGCCTATGGAGCCACTTGTGTCAAAGAATGTCCCGAACATCTACTCAAAGATAATGGAGCATGTGTGAGAAGTTGTCCTGCCTATAAAATGGCCAAAGATGGAGAGTGTATACCCTGTAATGGACCTTGTCCCAAAACATGTCCTGGCCGTGCCGTCCTCCATTCGGGCAATATTGATTCTTACAAAGGTTGTACAGTGATTGAAGGTTCCATAAGAGTTTTAGATCAAACATTTTCCGGCTATCAAGATATCTACAAGAATTATTCTTTGGGTCCTCGTTATATTGCCATGCATCCAGATCGTATGGAGGTATTTTCTACAGTCAAAGAAATCACAGGATATTTGGATATTGAAGGAGCTCATCCCGATTTTAAGAATCTTTCATATTTCCGTAATTTGGAGGTGATTCATGGACGCCAATTAATGGAAAGTTATTTTGCCTCGTTGTCTATTGTCAAGTCATCTTTACAAAGTTTGGAATTGAAGTCTTTGAAGAGAATCAATGCTGGATCGGTGGTAATTCAACATAATGATAAGATTTGCTATGTAAATGATATAGCCTGGGCTAAACTACAGAAATCTGCCGAGCATGGATTTGTGGTTGAAGAGAATCGCAATAAGGAAGAATGCA AAAAAGATGGTTACGTTTGCTCAGATCAGTGTAATAGTTCCGGTTGTTGGGGTTCAGGACCTGAGCAATGTTTGGAATGCAAAAATTTCGAATTCAATGGCACCTGTATAGCTGATTGTCGTAATATTACCAA CGCCTATCAATTCGATGCGAAAACCTGCAAACAATGCCATCCCGAATGTCGAACCTGCTCAGGACCAGACGCTGAACATTGCGATGAATGTGTTCATGTGCGTGATGAAAATCGTTGTGTGACCGTATGTCCCGATACTAAATTCTCCGATTATGGTGTCTGTCGTACTTGCCACCCAACATGTGAGGGATGTACTGGACCCAATAACACCATCGGACCTGGAGGATGTAAAACTTGCAATTTGGCCATCATCAATTCGGATGGTGATATCGAAAGATGTCTCTTGAAAAATGATAAATGCCCCGATGGCTATTACTGGGAATATGTCAATCCTCGGGAGCAGGGTAAACTCAAGCCTTTGGCTGGCAAAGCCATATGTCGTAAATGTCATCCTCGTTGTGAGCTTTGCAGTGGCTATGGTTTCCACGAGCAAGTCTGTCAGAAATGTGCTGGCTACAAGCGCGGTGAGCAATGTGATGACGAATGTCCCTCAGATCATTATGCCGATGAAGTGAATAGGGAATGTTTCAGCTGCCATCCAGAGTGCAAAGGTTGCACTGGTCCCGGCTCAGATGATTGTTTGGCTTGTCGTAGCTTTAAATTATTTGGTGATGGTGATCCCTATGACAATTCCACGATCTTCAACTGTACCTCAAAATGTCCTTCTGATTATTCGCATGTCATCTACCAATCACCACATTTGGGAACTTATTGCTCATCAACTCCTGTCAAAGGTTCCAAACTAGTGGCTGCTGTggacaattacattttcctGATTATTGCTGTGGTTGCCCTGGTAGTGGTTTTGGGTACTTTGAGTGTTGTCACCTATGTATGCCGGCAAAAGACCAAAGCGAAAAAGGAAGCCGTCAAAATGACTATGGTTCTATCTGGCTGTGAGGACTCTGAACCTTTGAGGCCATCAAACATAGGAGCTAATCTCTCGAAATTGCGTATCGTCAAAGAGGCTGAGTTAAGAAAGGGAGGCGTCCTTGGTATGGGAGCTTTTGGACGTGTCTTCAAAGGTGTTTGGGTACCAGAAGGTGAAAATGTCAAGATACCTGTTGCCATAAAAGAATTGCTGAAGTCGTCGGGAGCTGAATCCAGCGAGGAATTTCTGCGAGAGGCTTATATAATGGCCTCGGTGGAACATCCCAATCTTTTGAAATTACTGGCTGTTTGCCTTACCTCTCAGATGATGTTAATCACCCAGCTAATGCCTTTGGGTTGTCTACTCGACTATGTGCGCAATAATCGTGATAAGATTGGCTCTAAGGCTTTGCTCAACTGGTCTACCCAAATAGCCAAGGGTATGTCCTATCTGGAAGAGAAACGTCTGGTACATCGTGATTTGGCTGCGAGAAATGTCCTGGTACAGACCCCGTCTTGTGTGAAGATTACCGATTTCGGTTTGGCCAAGCTGCTCAACAATGACTCCAATGAATACAAGGCTGCTGGAGGTAAAATGCCCATTAAATGGTTGGCCCTGGAATGTATTCGCCATCGAGTATTCACCAGTAAATCTGATGTCTGGGCTTTTGGTGTTACCATTTGGGAATTGTTGACCTTTGGCCAAAGACCCCATGAAAATATTCCCGCGAAAGATATTCCCGATCTCATAGAGGTGGGTTTGAAATTGGAGCAGCCGGAAATCTGCTCATTGGATATCTATTGCACTCTACTCTCCTGTTGGCATTTGGATGCTGAGATGAGACCTTCATTTAAGCAATTGGTCAATGTTTTTGCTGAATTTGCTAGAGATCCTGGCCGTTATTTGTTCATTCCTGGGGATAAATTCACCCGTCTACCGGCCTATACCAGCCAAGACGAGAAAGATCTAATACGTAAATTAGCTCCGACTTTTGAGGGGCCCGAATCTGCGGTCGAAGCCGATGATTATCTGCAACCCAAGTCAGCTCCCGGTCCTCACAACCATGAGGGCTCCGAAGATGTGCCAAAGCTTAATCGCTACTGCAAGGATCCCATGAACAAGAACTCATCAAATGAAAGCGATGAGACAGATTCAAATGCCCGTGAAGTGGGAGTGGGCGATTTACGCTTGGAGTTGCCGGTGGATGAAGATGACTATTTGATGCCTACATGTCAGGTATCATCACAAACGACTCTCAACAACAATAATGTGGCCACCAGTAATGCCATGTCTGCAGCCCCTGGCGGTTATATGGATCTCATAGGAGTGCCAGCCAGTGTAGATAATCCTGAATATCTGCTCAATACCACAGCCAATTTGAATAGCCAAGAGGCACCCATACCCACACAAACATTGGGTATCCCTGTAATGGTAACAAGGCCGCCCAATCCAGGGCCTACGATGCTGGAGATACCAGTAACGCCGTCAGAACCTACAAGTTCAGATCATGAATACTACAATGATACCCAAAGGGAGTTACAGCCATTGCATCGAAACGAAACAAGGGTGTGA
- the Egfr gene encoding epidermal growth factor receptor isoform X2 — protein MAISVQLGYMLGILMLLLALDLSTAGTPGYADHGDTKVCIGTKSRLSVPSNREHHYRNLRDRYNNCTYVDGNLELTWLQDPNLDLSFLENIREVTGYILISHVDIRQVVFPRLQIIRGRTLFNLNVQDEQFALFVTYSKTFSLEMPALRDILQGSVGFFNNFNLCHIKTLDWTEIISGPPDKYKYNYIYNFTLPERQCPKCHESCEGGCWGEGPNNCQKFSKINCSPQCAQGRCFGPRPRECCHLFCAGGCTGPTQKECIACKNFYDDGVCKEECPPMQKYNPTNYLWEANPEGKYAYGATCVKECPEHLLKDNGACVRSCPAYKMAKDGECIPCNGPCPKTCPGRAVLHSGNIDSYKGCTVIEGSIRVLDQTFSGYQDIYKNYSLGPRYIAMHPDRMEVFSTVKEITGYLDIEGAHPDFKNLSYFRNLEVIHGRQLMESYFASLSIVKSSLQSLELKSLKRINAGSVVIQHNDKICYVNDIAWAKLQKSAEHGFVVEENRNKEECKKDGYVCSDQCNSSGCWGSGPEQCLECKNFEFNGTCIADCRNITNAYQFDAKTCKQCHPECRTCSGPDAEHCDECVHVRDENRCVTVCPDTKFSDYGVCRTCHPTCEGCTGPNNTIGPGGCKTCNLAIINSDGDIERCLLKNDKCPDGYYWEYVNPREQGKLKPLAGKAICRKCHPRCELCSGYGFHEQVCQKCAGYKRGEQCDDECPSDHYADEVNRECFSCHPECKGCTGPGSDDCLACRSFKLFGDGDPYDNSTIFNCTSKCPSDYSHVIYQSPHLGTYCSSTPVKGSKLVAAVDNYIFLIIAVVALVVVLGTLSVVTYVCRQKTKAKKEAVKMTMVLSGCEDSEPLRPSNIGANLSKLRIVKEAELRKGGVLGMGAFGRVFKGVWVPEGENVKIPVAIKELLKSSGAESSEEFLREAYIMASVEHPNLLKLLAVCLTSQMMLITQLMPLGCLLDYVRNNRDKIGSKALLNWSTQIAKGMSYLEEKRLVHRDLAARNVLVQTPSCVKITDFGLAKLLNNDSNEYKAAGGKMPIKWLALECIRHRVFTSKSDVWAFGVTIWELLTFGQRPHENIPAKDIPDLIEVGLKLEQPEICSLDIYCTLLSCWHLDAEMRPSFKQLVNVFAEFARDPGRYLFIPGDKFTRLPAYTSQDEKDLIRKLAPTFEGPESAVEADDYLQPKSAPGPHNHEGSEDVPKLNRYCKDPMNKNSSNESDETDSNAREVGVGDLRLELPVDEDDYLMPTCQVSSQTTLNNNNVATSNAMSAAPGGYMDLIGVPASVDNPEYLLNTTANLNSQEAPIPTQTLGIPVMVTRPPNPGPTMLEIPVTPSEPTSSDHEYYNDTQRELQPLHRNETRV, from the exons tttgtattGGTACAAAATCACGTTTATCAGTGCCTTCGAATCGTGAGCATCATTATCGTAATCTGAGGGATCGTTATAATAATTGTACCTATGTGGATGGTAATTTGGAATTGACTTGGCTACAGGATCCCAATTTGGATTTGAGTTTTCTGGAGAATATTCGTGAAGTCACGGGCTATATATTAATCAGTCATGTTGATATCAGACAAGTCGTATTTCCCAG ACTTCAGATTATCAGAGGCCGTACTTTATTCAATCTCAATGTCCAGGATGAACAATTTGCTTTATTTGTTACCTATTCGAAAACCTTTTCGTTGGAAATGCCTGCTTTGCGTGACATACTTCAAGGTTCTGTAGGATTcttcaataatttcaatttatgtCACATTAAGACTTTGGATTGGACTGAAATTATTTCGGGGCCTCCggataaatacaaatacaattatatCTATAATTTCACCTTACCCGAGCGTCAGTGCCCGAAATGTCATGAATCCTGTGAAGGAGGATGCTGGGGAGAGGGACCCAATAATTGTCAGAAATTCAGTAAAATCAATTGTTCACCTCAATGTGCTCAGGGGCGTTGTTTTGGCCCTCGccctagagaatgttgtcatctCTTCTGTGCTGGAGGTTGTACCGGGCCCACCCAAAAGGAATGTATAgcctgcaaaaatttctatgatgaTGGTGTATGCAAAGAAGAATGTCCTCCCATGCAGAAATACAATCCCACcaattatctgtgggaagccaaTCCTGAGGGTAAATATGCCTATGGAGCCACTTGTGTCAAAGAATGTCCCGAACATCTACTCAAAGATAATGGAGCATGTGTGAGAAGTTGTCCTGCCTATAAAATGGCCAAAGATGGAGAGTGTATACCCTGTAATGGACCTTGTCCCAAAACATGTCCTGGCCGTGCCGTCCTCCATTCGGGCAATATTGATTCTTACAAAGGTTGTACAGTGATTGAAGGTTCCATAAGAGTTTTAGATCAAACATTTTCCGGCTATCAAGATATCTACAAGAATTATTCTTTGGGTCCTCGTTATATTGCCATGCATCCAGATCGTATGGAGGTATTTTCTACAGTCAAAGAAATCACAGGATATTTGGATATTGAAGGAGCTCATCCCGATTTTAAGAATCTTTCATATTTCCGTAATTTGGAGGTGATTCATGGACGCCAATTAATGGAAAGTTATTTTGCCTCGTTGTCTATTGTCAAGTCATCTTTACAAAGTTTGGAATTGAAGTCTTTGAAGAGAATCAATGCTGGATCGGTGGTAATTCAACATAATGATAAGATTTGCTATGTAAATGATATAGCCTGGGCTAAACTACAGAAATCTGCCGAGCATGGATTTGTGGTTGAAGAGAATCGCAATAAGGAAGAATGCA AAAAAGATGGTTACGTTTGCTCAGATCAGTGTAATAGTTCCGGTTGTTGGGGTTCAGGACCTGAGCAATGTTTGGAATGCAAAAATTTCGAATTCAATGGCACCTGTATAGCTGATTGTCGTAATATTACCAA CGCCTATCAATTCGATGCGAAAACCTGCAAACAATGCCATCCCGAATGTCGAACCTGCTCAGGACCAGACGCTGAACATTGCGATGAATGTGTTCATGTGCGTGATGAAAATCGTTGTGTGACCGTATGTCCCGATACTAAATTCTCCGATTATGGTGTCTGTCGTACTTGCCACCCAACATGTGAGGGATGTACTGGACCCAATAACACCATCGGACCTGGAGGATGTAAAACTTGCAATTTGGCCATCATCAATTCGGATGGTGATATCGAAAGATGTCTCTTGAAAAATGATAAATGCCCCGATGGCTATTACTGGGAATATGTCAATCCTCGGGAGCAGGGTAAACTCAAGCCTTTGGCTGGCAAAGCCATATGTCGTAAATGTCATCCTCGTTGTGAGCTTTGCAGTGGCTATGGTTTCCACGAGCAAGTCTGTCAGAAATGTGCTGGCTACAAGCGCGGTGAGCAATGTGATGACGAATGTCCCTCAGATCATTATGCCGATGAAGTGAATAGGGAATGTTTCAGCTGCCATCCAGAGTGCAAAGGTTGCACTGGTCCCGGCTCAGATGATTGTTTGGCTTGTCGTAGCTTTAAATTATTTGGTGATGGTGATCCCTATGACAATTCCACGATCTTCAACTGTACCTCAAAATGTCCTTCTGATTATTCGCATGTCATCTACCAATCACCACATTTGGGAACTTATTGCTCATCAACTCCTGTCAAAGGTTCCAAACTAGTGGCTGCTGTggacaattacattttcctGATTATTGCTGTGGTTGCCCTGGTAGTGGTTTTGGGTACTTTGAGTGTTGTCACCTATGTATGCCGGCAAAAGACCAAAGCGAAAAAGGAAGCCGTCAAAATGACTATGGTTCTATCTGGCTGTGAGGACTCTGAACCTTTGAGGCCATCAAACATAGGAGCTAATCTCTCGAAATTGCGTATCGTCAAAGAGGCTGAGTTAAGAAAGGGAGGCGTCCTTGGTATGGGAGCTTTTGGACGTGTCTTCAAAGGTGTTTGGGTACCAGAAGGTGAAAATGTCAAGATACCTGTTGCCATAAAAGAATTGCTGAAGTCGTCGGGAGCTGAATCCAGCGAGGAATTTCTGCGAGAGGCTTATATAATGGCCTCGGTGGAACATCCCAATCTTTTGAAATTACTGGCTGTTTGCCTTACCTCTCAGATGATGTTAATCACCCAGCTAATGCCTTTGGGTTGTCTACTCGACTATGTGCGCAATAATCGTGATAAGATTGGCTCTAAGGCTTTGCTCAACTGGTCTACCCAAATAGCCAAGGGTATGTCCTATCTGGAAGAGAAACGTCTGGTACATCGTGATTTGGCTGCGAGAAATGTCCTGGTACAGACCCCGTCTTGTGTGAAGATTACCGATTTCGGTTTGGCCAAGCTGCTCAACAATGACTCCAATGAATACAAGGCTGCTGGAGGTAAAATGCCCATTAAATGGTTGGCCCTGGAATGTATTCGCCATCGAGTATTCACCAGTAAATCTGATGTCTGGGCTTTTGGTGTTACCATTTGGGAATTGTTGACCTTTGGCCAAAGACCCCATGAAAATATTCCCGCGAAAGATATTCCCGATCTCATAGAGGTGGGTTTGAAATTGGAGCAGCCGGAAATCTGCTCATTGGATATCTATTGCACTCTACTCTCCTGTTGGCATTTGGATGCTGAGATGAGACCTTCATTTAAGCAATTGGTCAATGTTTTTGCTGAATTTGCTAGAGATCCTGGCCGTTATTTGTTCATTCCTGGGGATAAATTCACCCGTCTACCGGCCTATACCAGCCAAGACGAGAAAGATCTAATACGTAAATTAGCTCCGACTTTTGAGGGGCCCGAATCTGCGGTCGAAGCCGATGATTATCTGCAACCCAAGTCAGCTCCCGGTCCTCACAACCATGAGGGCTCCGAAGATGTGCCAAAGCTTAATCGCTACTGCAAGGATCCCATGAACAAGAACTCATCAAATGAAAGCGATGAGACAGATTCAAATGCCCGTGAAGTGGGAGTGGGCGATTTACGCTTGGAGTTGCCGGTGGATGAAGATGACTATTTGATGCCTACATGTCAGGTATCATCACAAACGACTCTCAACAACAATAATGTGGCCACCAGTAATGCCATGTCTGCAGCCCCTGGCGGTTATATGGATCTCATAGGAGTGCCAGCCAGTGTAGATAATCCTGAATATCTGCTCAATACCACAGCCAATTTGAATAGCCAAGAGGCACCCATACCCACACAAACATTGGGTATCCCTGTAATGGTAACAAGGCCGCCCAATCCAGGGCCTACGATGCTGGAGATACCAGTAACGCCGTCAGAACCTACAAGTTCAGATCATGAATACTACAATGATACCCAAAGGGAGTTACAGCCATTGCATCGAAACGAAACAAGGGTGTGA